A region of the Serinicoccus profundi genome:
TCGGGTCAGCGAGCTCACCCAGGCCGAGCGGGACGTCTTCGCCGCCTTCTGCGAGGCCTTCGAGCGCTACGACGTGCCCGCGGTCGTCGGCGTCATGACCGCGCAGGCGGTCTGGCAGATGCCACCCTTCGACCGCTACTACGTCGGCCCGCAGGACATCGCCGCCCTCATCGGCACGCAGTGCCCGGCGAGCGGGCCGCGCGACCTGCGGATGGTGCCCACCGTCGCCAACGGCCAGCCTGCGGCGGGGATGTACCTCCGCCACGAGGACGGCGGCTACCGTGCCTTCCAGCTGTGCGTCGTGGACCTCCAGGAGGGCCGGGTCACCGGCGTCGTCGGGTTCTTCTCCGAGGACGCCTTCACCCGGGCGGGGTTGCCGCTGGTGCTGGAGCGCTAGCCGCGGACGGCGGCGCGCCCGCCGACCGAGGCGATGCCCAGCCAGGTATGCCGGTTGCCTGCCCAGCACCACCCCAGCTTGGGCGCGTCCTTGCGCTCACGGCCGTCGCGGCCGGTGCCGTTGCTGATCCACAGCGCGGGCACGCGCGGGTCGAGGGCCCCCGCGGCGGCCCGGGCCCGGCGCGACGGGGCGCGGGACCCGGTGGTCATGAAGCAGTGACCGCGCTCGATGACCTCCGGCACCTGCAGCGCCCAGCACACCCCCTCCGCGACGGTCATGAGGTCACGGCCTGCGGCCCGGACCTGCGGGTCCACCTCGTCGGGGCTGAGGTTGGCGTAGTCGTCGCCACGCTCGGGCGCGTGCACGGCATACAGGTCGGTCTCCGGCACCACGACCTCCGGCGCGGGGACGAAGGCGTCGAGATCGCCCAGATCCTCCACCACGAAGCCGGCCCGGTCGCCGAGCCGCAGCAGGGGCACGAGATCGGCGACGGGCACCAGCCTCGGGTGGACCGCCAGCAGGTCGCCGGTCAGCCCCTCGGGCAGGTCGGGGAGCGGCAGCCCCAGGTCGAGGAGACGTCGGTGCTGGGTGGGCAGGTCGGGCAGCGGGCGCACGGTCCTCCAGGGGGTCGGGGGCCTCAACAACGTCGAGACCCGCCCGCCCATTCCCGACGCGAGGGAGCAGCACCCGCCGCCGCGTCTGTCGGTGGGGAGGCATACGGTTCAGGGATGGAGTTTCGATACCTCGGCAACAGCGGTCTGAAGATCAGTGAGATCACTTACGGCAACTGGCTCACCCACGGCAGCCAGGTCGAGAACGACGTCGCGCACCAGTGCGTGCGCGCCGCGCTCGACGCCGGCATCAGCACCTTCGACACCGCCGACGTCTACGCCAACACCAAGGCGGAGAGCGTCCTCGGCGACGCCCTCAAGGGCGAGCGGCGGGAGAGCCTGGAGATCTTCACCAAGGTCTACTGGCCCACCGGCCCCGGCGGCAAGAACGACACGGGACTGTCGCGCAAGCACATCATGGAGTCGATCAACGGCAGCCTGACCCGGCTGCAGACCGACTACGTCGACCTCTACCAGGCCCACCGTTACGACACCGAGACGCCGCTGGAGGAGACGATGCAGGCCTTCGCCGACATCGTCCGCCAGGGCAAGGCGCTCTACATCGGCGTGAGCGAGTGGACCGCCGACCAGATCCGGGCCGGGCACGCGCTCGCCCAGGACCTCGGCATCCAGCTCATCTCCTCCCAGCCGCAGTACTCCATGCTCTGGCGGGTCATCGAGCCCGAGGTCGTCCCCGCCTGCGAGGAGCTCGGCATCTCCCAGATCGTCTGGAGCCCGATGGCCCAGGGCGTCCTGTCCGGCAAGTACCTCCCCGGCCAGCAGCCCACCGAGGGCCGGGCCGCGGACGAGTCGATGGGCAAGGGCATGCAGGGCTTCATGCGCGACGAGGTGCTCAGCGCCGTGCAGGAGCTCAAGCCACTCGCCGAGGAGGCCGGCCTGACCATGCCCCAGCTGGCGATCGCCTGGGTGCTGCAGAACCCCAACGTCGCCGCCGCCCTCGTGGGAGCCTCCAAGCCCTCCCAGGTCGAGGACAACGTCAAGGCGGCCGGGGTCAAGCTCGACGAGGACCTCATGGCCGCGATCGAGAAGGCCGTCGGTGGCGTCGCCGAGAAGGACGCGGCCAAGACCCGCGAGACCGCCCCGCAGACCCGCGTGGCCTGACCCCACCCCTGAACGGCTCGTGACGCCGCCCCCGGTCTCATCCCGGGGGCGGCGTCACCCGTTGTGCCGACACCTCGACCGGTGGGACGCTGGCCCCATGGCACTCAACGACGTGTTCGCCCGGCACAGCGACGGCAGCCCGGACTCCCCGGCGCTGGTCACCCCCGCCATCCGCCCCTCGGCCCGGGAGCAGCTGGCGACCCTCGACCGCCTGGGGCTCTCCGCCCAGGACGGCGTCACCGAGGCCGACCTCGTGGGTGACAAGGAGGTGGCTCAGGCCGTGCGTCGGCACCCCTACGTCGCCGCCCTGCACTGCCTGGCCCGCGACGGCGACGGTCAGCTCACCCACCACCCCCACGTGACCACGGTCGACCTCGAGCACGTCGTGGGCCCGGACTCCTACCCCGACCTCGTGCGCAAGCTCGCGGCCGCGGCCGGCTCGACCGCCGACCTGGGCGAGGTGCACGGCGGGGTGGACCACGAGCGCAGCCGATGGATCGTGCGCTTCCGGTTGGGCCGCATCACCCGGGAGCTCCACCCGCGCCTGGACCACGACAACGCCGACCTCGAGGTCCTACCGTGGATCTTCGACGCGGTCTGCATGCCCGGCCAGGCCAGCGCCTACGTGCGCCACGGCCAGCGGATCACCGTGGCCTACGTGCCGCGGTGGCACGTCGATGAGCTGCAGCGCGTGCTGGACCGCTGGGCCTTCGCCGCCTGAGCGTTGACCGCCACCCACCGCGCCGACGCCCCACGGGCGCGCGTGCGGCAGGGTGGAGCCTATGAACCCACGTCCCAGGGCCGCAGATGTCGCCCGTCAGGCCGGGGTGTCGCAGACCGCGGTGTCCTTCGTGATGAACGGCCAGGCCGAGGGCAACGTCTCGGCAGCCACTCGGTACAAGATCCTCCAGGCCGCAGCCGACCTCGGCTACGAGCCGAACGAGATCGCTCGCAGTTTGCGCAGCAACCGCACCCGCACCCTCGGTCTGGTGACCGACGCGATCGCCTCCTCGCCGTTCGCCGGCCGCATGATGGCCGGTGCCGGGGAGCGGGCCGCCGCCGAGGGCTACGCGGTGATGACGATCGACACCCACGATCATCGGGAACGAGAGGCCGGAGCCCTGGCCGAGCTCGCCCGCCGGCGGGTGGACGGCCTCATCTATGCGTCGATGGGGTTCCGGATCCTGGACACGGCCCCGACCGCACGCATCCCCGTGGTGCTGGCCAACTGCACGGCCCGGTCGGCCACCGAGGTCAGTGTCGTGCCCGACGACGCGGGTGGTGCCGCCGCGGCAGCGACGCACCTGATCGACCTCGGCCATCGAGACGTGGCGATGATCTCCGGCCCCTTCGAGAAGCACGGCAGCAAGGAGGTCGGGAATGTCTCCGGACCGTTGCGCTCCGACTCCTTCGGGGCCGGGATCCGGAGGGCCGGCCGCGAGGCACGGATCGTGAGTGCGGGGTGGGAGATCCAGGACGGGTATGCCGCGGCGATCGACATCCTGGGCGGGCCGGACCGCCCGACGGCGATCTTCGCGGTGACCGACCGGGTCGCGGTCGGGGTGCTGCTGGCTGCTGGTCGGCTCGGGCTCCGCGTACCGCAGGACCTCTCCGTCGTGGGCTTCGACGACCAGGAGCGCCTGGCCGCCGACGTCGTCCCCGCACTGACCACGATCGCCCTGCCCCACGAGCGTATGGGCGAGGTCGCCGTCGAGATGGCGCTGACGTCGGCGGCCGGGGACCTCACCCCGCGGCAGGTGGTGCTGCCCTGCCCGATCGTGGTGCGCGACTCGACGTCCTTACCTCGCTGATCAGAGCCTGCCCCTCCCAGCTCCACGGCGCCGGATGCCGGAAGGTGGCCGGGGCGCCGCTCGCCGGCAAGATCTCCACCACCGCCCCGTCGACGAATACCCGCGCCCCCTCGCTGAGCGACCGCTCACCGAGTGCCGCGTGCCGCAGGGCGCCCCCTTTTACGCCCACCTCCAGCATCAGCTGACCTCGAAGCGGAACCCTCCGGGCGGGTGCCGAAGGGAGGGACGTGCGTAGGGCGGCGGGAACCGCCGGGTCGAGCACCAGCCGAGAACCGTCGCAGTCCTGGACCAGACGCCGAGACAGCGCGAGACAGCCGGCGTGGTCGCGCCCCGGCTCCTCGGTTCCGTCCTCACGGACCCAGCCCATGAGCCACCACCCCTCGCGGCCGTCAGGCGCGAGCTGGGGCGCGTAGAAGTCGCTGCCCTCGTCGAGCAGATCGACTCGCTCCGGCTGCAACCGAGGGCGACCCTCGGGATCCGCGTCGAAGGAGCCGGTGCAGCCCACCACCTGCCCGAGCACCCCTCGGTCGTGCAGGGACAGCACCAGGGTGGCCCGATCACCATGAACCGCCAGTTGGGGGCACTCCCACACGTCGGCCGGGAGAGCGTCCGCGAGGACCTCGTCACGGCCGGTGAGCCAGACCCCGAGGTAGTCCCAGTCCTCGATGTCGTCGCAGCCGAAGAGCAGGATCGCCGGGGTGCCGTCGCGCAACCCGGCGCCGAGCACGGCATACCGGTGCCCGGCGTGCTCGACGACGAACGGGTCGCGCATCACCGCGACGTCGTCCACCTCCGGCGTGGTGGCGACCACGAGCGGGGCGGACCAGTCGTCGAGCCCCTCACCACCACCCCACCGCAGGCAGACCGTGCTGGTGTGATCCGGCCCGACGACACCGGAGTAGACGACGGCAGGGCGCTCCAGCCCGGGGACGAACACTCCCGACCAGCACCCGTAGGAGTCGGGACCGTCCGGGGTCGGCGCGAAGGCGACCGGGTGCTCGCGCCAGATGACGAGGTCCTCGCTGCTGGCGTGACCCCAGGCGATCTGCCGGTGCCACGGCCCGTCCGGGTTGTGCTGGAAGAAGACGTGCCAGCGCCCCTCGTGGAAGACCATCCCGTTGGGGTCGTTGAGCCATCCCGCCCGGGGACGCAGGTGGTATGCCGTGGCGCCGGCCGTGGGGGTCGCGGCGGCGCCGGTGGACGTGGTGCGGTCCTCGGTGCTGCTCACCGGTTGCTCCCTGCGGTCAGGCCCTCGCGCAGCGTGCGCTGGCCGAAGATGAAGACGACGAAGGCAGGGATCATCGAGATGACCACCCCGGCCAGGACGGTGGCGACCGACCCGGTGCCCATATTTCCCTGCAGCGAGACCAGGCCCAGCGGCAGCGTGAAGTTCTCCTCGCTGATCGTCATGATCAGTGGCCGGAAGAACTCGTTCCAGTGGAAGTTGAAGGCAAGGATCCCGACGATCGCCATGCCCGGGACGGCCAGCGGGGCGTAGATCGAGAAGAACGTCCGCCAGGGGCTCGCGCCGTCCACCGCGGCCGCCTCGCCCAGCTCGACGGGCAGGCCGAGGAAGTACTGCCGCATCAAGAAGGTGCCGAAGGCAGTGGGGATCGCGGGCAGGATCAGTGCCATGAGGGTGTCGGCCAGGCCCATGCCGCGGACCAGCATGAAGACCGGCACGATCGTGACCTGCATCGGCACCATCATGGTGGCCAGGATGACCGCGAACATCGTGCCCTTGCCGGGGAACTCCATCCGGGCGAAGACGTAGCCGCCGAGGGCCGCGGTCAGCATCTGACCCAGGGCGATCGCCGCGGTGACCAGGACGCTGTTGAGGATGAGCAGCCACATGTCCACCTGGGCGAAGACGTCACGGTAGGCGACGGTGGTGAGGCTGGTCGGGATGATGCTGCCCGAGCCCAGGCTCTGGCTGGGCGGCTGCAGCGAGGTGAGGACGGTCCAGATGACCGGCCCGAGGGTGAGGGCTGTGGCCAGCCCCAGGATCACGAAACGCCAGACGTTCTTCATCGCGCGTCTCCTCTCTCAGCCGTAGAACACGAAGCGACGGGACAGGCGGAACTGCAGCGCGGTGACGAGCATGATGATGATCGTCAGCACGATGCCGATGGCCGAAGCTCGGCCGAACTCGAGTTGCTTGAAGGCCGACTCGTAGATGACCATCACGGCCGTCCGGGTCGAGTCGCCCGGCCCTCCTCGGGTCAGCACGTAGGGCTGGTCGAAGATCTGCAGGGCGGCGATGATCGCCATGACCGAGGCCACCAGCGTCGTGGGGCTGACCAGCGGGAAGGTGATGGTCCAGAACTGCCGCCAGCCGGTGGCGCCGTCCACAGACGCCGCCTCGTAGACCTCCCGGGGGATGGAGGACAACCCCCCGAGGAAGAGCAGGAAGGAGAAGCCGAAGTTCTGCCAGACATAGACCAGCACGACCATGATCACCGCGCCGGTGGGGGAGGTCAGCCACGGCACCGCGGGGATCCCGATCCGGCCGAGCAGGTCGTTGACGAGCCCGAAGTTCTCGTTGAACAGGTAGCTCATGATGATCGACACCGAGGCCGCCGAGAGCACCAGCGGGAAGAACAGCACCGAGCGGAAGAACCCCCGCAACCGGGCGGGCATCTTGGTCTGGACGAGAACGGCGAGGCCCAGGGCCACGCTCAGCTGGAGGACGACCGCGACGAGCACGAAGAGCAGGGTGTTGCCGAAGGCGACCCGAATCGTCCGGTCGGTGGCGATGTCGGCGAAGTTGGCCAGGCCCACGAACTCCGGGGCGGTGATGATGTCCCAGGAGAAGAACGCCAGCACGAACGAGGCCACGATCGGCAGGAAGGTGAAGACGATGAGGCCGAGCATCGTCGGGAGCAGGAAGAGGGCGATCAGGAGGTTGCGGGCCCGGTCGTGACGGGCCCCGGTGGGCGAGGTGCCGGCCGACCGGGCGGACCGTGGGGTCCGGCCGGTCGCGGGGCTGGTGGGGGCGGAGGGCGCGCCGGGCGCGCCCTGCGCGGTGGTGGCCGAGCTGGACATCAGGACCTCCCGAGGGCGGAGTTGAGGTCGGCGTCGAGGCGCCGCAGCGCCCGGCCGATGTTGGCCTCGGAGCCGGTGACGGCACCGAGGACGTTCTTGATCAGGGCGGTCTCCACGGCGGCCTGTTGCGGCGGTGCCGGGATGGGGCCGGCCGGGAGCGTGTCGAGGGTGTCGTAGAAGACCTTCCAGTGCTCGGGGCCCTTGTCCGCATACAGCGATGCGTTGACCATGGAGCGGCGGGTGGGTGTGGTGTTGGGGGTGGGGAAGGCGAGCTCCATCCCCGGGCGGGAGATGCAGAACTTCACCCACTCCCAGGCCTCGTCCTTCTTGTCCGAGGTCCGCAGGATCGCGTAGCCGGCCGCACCGAACTGGTGCCGCTGACTCTTCCACCGAGGGAAGAACTGCACGTCGTAGTCCTGCGGCCCCATCCCGGCCTCGGACAGGCCGTCCACCCAGAACCCGCCCGCGGGCGTCATCCCGATCACGCCGCCCGCGAACTGTCCGACGAGCTCGTTGCCGCCGCCCTGGGCCGGACTGGTGCCCAACCCGTCGGCGACCAGCCGGCGGACGAAGGAGAAGGTCTCCTCCACGGCCGGGTCCAGGGCGTTCGACGCCTCCCAGAGGAAGCCGCCGGAGCGTCCGGTCTCGCCGGGGTAGAAGCTGTCCCAGAGCCACTCGCCGCCGGTCGACCTCTCCTCCTGGAGGAAGCTCGTGTCGTTGACGTAGAGCCAGGGGACGATGCCGCCCCACAGCCGGTTGGTCCAGTAATAGGGGACGAACCGCCCGGTCGACGCCGACTGCATGGCCCGGGCCGTGTCCAGGAAGTCCTCCTGCGTCCAGTCGGCGGGCGGCAGCTCCAGCCCTGCCCGACCCAGCGCCTCCTTGTTGAAGTAGACGTTGGCAGCGTTGAAATCGATCGGCAGCTGGAAGAGCTGGCCGCGGTACATGAACGACTCGATGAGGCTCGGGTGGACGTCGTCGAAGTAGTCCTGCACGACCTCCCGGTCACGCAGGACGTAGTCGTCCAGCGGCTCGGCCAGGCGGTCGGCGAACAGCTGGGCCCCCTCGGTCGCGACGACGCACACGTCCGGTGGCGTCCCGGCCGCGACCATGGTGAGGATCTTGGCGAAGAAGTCGGCCCAGTCCGCGCCCTGGATGGCCTGGATGCGCACCGGGATGTCCGGATGCAGCTCGCGGAAGGCGTCCACCAGACCCTGCCGCGAGGCGGCGTCCTGGTTGGTGCCCAGCATGGCGATCGTCAGGGTGTCGTCCCGGCGACCGGGGATGTCGGCGGCGAAGAGTCGGTCGATATTGAGGCCGAAGAGCGCCGCCGCTCCTGCTCCGGTGGCTCCCGCCAGCACGGCTCGTCTGCTGATGTCAGGCATCCTTGCCTCCTTCGAACTAATACGAATTAGTTCACTGTGCCGGAGGGTGTGCGGACTGTCAACCCCCCGGCCTGAGAAGGTGGTTTCATGGCCTCGCCCTTCGACCTCACCCTCGACGAGCTCCGCACCCATCGCAGCGCCAAGTGGAGCCGGGTGCCCGACGACGTGCTCCCCGCGTGGACCGCCGAGATGGACGTGCGGTCCGCGCCCGCGATCGGCGCCGCGCTGCAGACCGCGATCGGGCGCAGCGACTTCGGGTATGCCGGTGAGCCCGGCCCCGTGATCGACGCCTTCGCCGGCTTCGCGCGAGAGCAGTGGGGCTGGGAGGTCGCCGACACTCCTGGCCGGGTGCGGCTGTTCGCCGACGTGGGGCAGGCGGTCAAGGAGACCATCCGGGCCCTCGCCGCGCCAGGAGACAGCGTCATCCTCAACCCCCCGGTCTACCTCTCCTTCTACCCCTGGCTGCGCGACATCGGCGTGGAGGCGCTCGAGGTGCCGATGCTCGACGTCGAGGCAGGCGGGCGGCTGGACCTCGAGGGGATGTCTCGCGCCCTGGCCGACGGCGCCCGGATCGTGCTGCTCTGCAGCCCGCACAACCCGCTGGGCTACGTCTACTCCCGCGAGGAGCTGGCGGCCCTGGCCGAGCTCGCCGCCGAGCACGACGCGGTCGTCATCTCCGACGAGATCCACGCGCCCCTGGTCCACCCCGGCAGCCCCCGCGGGTTCGTCCCCTTCCTCAGCGTGAGCGAGACGGCTCGCGAGGTCGGGATCGCCCTGCACTCGCCCTCGAAGGCGTGGAACACCGCCGGCCTCAAGCTCGCGCTGGGCGTCACCGCGGTCGAGAGCCGCTGGCCCGCGCTCCAGGCCGAGACCGACTGGGCCCCGAGCATCCTGGGGCAGTATGCCGCGATCGCCGCCTACACCGAGGGGCGCGACTGGCTGTCCACCACCACGGCCGAGCTCCAGGCGCGCACCCGGGCACTGCCCGCCCTCCTCGCCGAGCACCTGCCGGACGTGCGCTACACCCCCGGGCACGCGTCATACCTCGCCTGGCTCGACTGCCGCGCGCTCGGCCTCGGCGACGACCCATCGGCGACCTTCCTCGAGCGAGGGCGGGTCCTGCTCTCCCCCGGTCCGGCGTTCGGGGCCGGTGGGGCCGGTTTCGCACGGCTCAATATCGGCACCAGCGAGGAGCTCGTGGGCGAGGCCGTCCGCCGCATGGCCTCCGCCCTCGGCTGAGCGACCGGGCACGCCTCAGCCGCAGTCGATGGCGCCGAGCTGCGCCAGACCCTGCAGGTCACCCGGCCCGAAGCCGGCCTGCCCGGTGTTGACCGCCGACATGAGCTCGTCCGGGTCGTCCACGTGGTCGAGCCCCATGACGTGGGCGAGTTCGTGGTCGAGCACCACCGACGTCTCGGCCTCGCCGTCCAGGTCCTCTCGGTCGAGGACGACCGACCCGCTGACGATCCACGATCGTCCGGAGACGCTCTCGGTCACTACCAGCGGGCCGCCGAGGCCGGCCGTCAGGCCGTCGAGCGCGGCCTCCTCCCGCGCCGGGCTGGGTGTAGAGGAAGGCGTAGTCCCCCGTCATCGACACGTCGACCTCCGGCAGCACGCGGGAGGCCCCCTCGGTCAGGCCGCCGAGCGGCCCCGACACCGCGGAGGCGTCCTGCACCACGGAGCCGACCTCGTCGGCCCAGGCCGCCGGCTGGTCACCGCCGCCGGGAACGAGGGCGCTCACCCGGTCCAGCACCGCCAGCGACTGGGTCGGGAAGAGCGCCGCCGCGGCGCCGACCCCGAGCACGAGCAGCCAGCCCGCCCCCGACCGGCGACGGCGGTGGCGCGGCGGAGGGGACGACGGGATGGCGCCCAGGCCGTAGAGCTCGTCCCACCGGTCGAGCTCGGCCAGGCGACGCTCCATCTCCCGCGCCCGTCGGCGCCGGGCCGCGCCCTCCATCATGGGCACATCCTGCCGCACAGCGGGGGCCGCGAGAAGGGGTATGCCGCGGGTCAGACCTCGCGCGAAGGCGTCACCTTGCTCCGGGCGTAGCGGAAGGGCTCGCGCGGGGGCCGACGGAGCAGGTCGGCGGTGAACCGGCGGCGCGAGAGCAGGATGAGCAGTCCGGCGAGGGCGAAGCACCCCGCGGCCACCCCCCACGCCAGCGGGAAACCCGCCTCCTGGGAGAGCGCCCCGAGCAGTGCCGGACCGAAGGCCCCGCCCGCGAAGGCGCCCGCCTGCACCGCGCCCGAGGCCTGCGCCGGGTTGTCGCGCCCGAGGCGGGCGACGGCATACAGGAGCAGACCGGGCCAGGACCAGCCGATGCTGAAGACGAGCAGGCCGAAGACCCACACCGCCCACGGGGTCCCCAGCGCCAGCCCGGCGCAGGCCAGCGCCCCCACCCCCATCTGCGTGGCGACGACCGGCAGGTTGGCGCCGTGCCGGTGGTCGGCCCGCCACCCGGAGAAGATCCGGACCATGATCGAACCGCCCGACCCCAGCGCCATGAGCACCCCGGTCTGCGAGGGGCTCAGCCCCACCTCGAACCCCCAGGAGGCGGTGAACGCGCCGACGAAGTTGGCGGCCGCGCTGGCGAAGGTGATGGCGAGCGCCGCCAGCACCAGCGGCAGGGTGGGAGGTGACTCCAGCAGCTCGGGCAGCGACGCCGGGGCGGAGCGACCCCGTCGTCGGCGGCGGCGCCGACCCTGCACCAGCAGCGCCACGGCGCCGGCGCACACCACCAGACCGGCCGCGGCGGTGATGACGAAGGTCGAGCGCCACCCCCACAGCGCGCCCGTGGTCGGCACCGCGAGCCCTCCGAGCATGATCGCGAGCGGCACGGCCGACTGCTTGACCCCGAAGCCGAGCCCCCGCCTCCCCGGTGGGAGGGCGCGGGCCATGAGCAGGTTGGCCGTCGCCTGCGACGCCGCGTTGCCGAGGCCCAGGACCACCATGACGAGCATCACCGACCACCAGCCGCGGGCCAGCAGCGTCATCGCCAGTCCGCCCCCGGCGACCAGCGAGCCCGCGGCCATGAGCAGCCAGCCGCGGCCCCAGCGGTCCACGACGCCGGAGGTCGAAAGGGTGGCGACCGCGGCGGTGGCGAAGAACACGCTGACGGCCACACCGAAGGCGCCCAGGCCCAGCCCGAGGTCCTCGCGGATCTCGACCGCCTGGGCGCCGAGGAGGAAGGGCGGGATCGCCCCCAGCGTGGTGATCGCCGAGGCGAGCACCATGACGAGCGCGGAGCGTCCACGGCGAGGGGCTGCTGCGGTGACCACGCGGGCGCCTCGCCCCCTCTCTGCCGTCTGCTGCTCGCCGGTCGCCTCCGGCGCAGCCCCGGGCTTAGAGCACCAGGCCCAGGGCGAACGGTCCGATGAGCACCGTGAAGAGGGTGATGACGACCACGCCGACGACGTTGAGGATGATTCCACCACGCGCCATCTCCTGGATCTTCACC
Encoded here:
- a CDS encoding matrixin family metalloprotease, with translation MTESVSGRSWIVSGSVVLDREDLDGEAETSVVLDHELAHVMGLDHVDDPDELMSAVNTGQAGFGPGDLQGLAQLGAIDCG
- a CDS encoding extracellular solute-binding protein, with amino-acid sequence MPDISRRAVLAGATGAGAAALFGLNIDRLFAADIPGRRDDTLTIAMLGTNQDAASRQGLVDAFRELHPDIPVRIQAIQGADWADFFAKILTMVAAGTPPDVCVVATEGAQLFADRLAEPLDDYVLRDREVVQDYFDDVHPSLIESFMYRGQLFQLPIDFNAANVYFNKEALGRAGLELPPADWTQEDFLDTARAMQSASTGRFVPYYWTNRLWGGIVPWLYVNDTSFLQEERSTGGEWLWDSFYPGETGRSGGFLWEASNALDPAVEETFSFVRRLVADGLGTSPAQGGGNELVGQFAGGVIGMTPAGGFWVDGLSEAGMGPQDYDVQFFPRWKSQRHQFGAAGYAILRTSDKKDEAWEWVKFCISRPGMELAFPTPNTTPTRRSMVNASLYADKGPEHWKVFYDTLDTLPAGPIPAPPQQAAVETALIKNVLGAVTGSEANIGRALRRLDADLNSALGRS
- a CDS encoding MFS transporter, with protein sequence MVTAAAPRRGRSALVMVLASAITTLGAIPPFLLGAQAVEIREDLGLGLGAFGVAVSVFFATAAVATLSTSGVVDRWGRGWLLMAAGSLVAGGGLAMTLLARGWWSVMLVMVVLGLGNAASQATANLLMARALPPGRRGLGFGVKQSAVPLAIMLGGLAVPTTGALWGWRSTFVITAAAGLVVCAGAVALLVQGRRRRRRRGRSAPASLPELLESPPTLPLVLAALAITFASAAANFVGAFTASWGFEVGLSPSQTGVLMALGSGGSIMVRIFSGWRADHRHGANLPVVATQMGVGALACAGLALGTPWAVWVFGLLVFSIGWSWPGLLLYAVARLGRDNPAQASGAVQAGAFAGGAFGPALLGALSQEAGFPLAWGVAAGCFALAGLLILLSRRRFTADLLRRPPREPFRYARSKVTPSREV
- a CDS encoding glycoside hydrolase family 32 protein — protein: MSSTEDRTTSTGAAATPTAGATAYHLRPRAGWLNDPNGMVFHEGRWHVFFQHNPDGPWHRQIAWGHASSEDLVIWREHPVAFAPTPDGPDSYGCWSGVFVPGLERPAVVYSGVVGPDHTSTVCLRWGGGEGLDDWSAPLVVATTPEVDDVAVMRDPFVVEHAGHRYAVLGAGLRDGTPAILLFGCDDIEDWDYLGVWLTGRDEVLADALPADVWECPQLAVHGDRATLVLSLHDRGVLGQVVGCTGSFDADPEGRPRLQPERVDLLDEGSDFYAPQLAPDGREGWWLMGWVREDGTEEPGRDHAGCLALSRRLVQDCDGSRLVLDPAVPAALRTSLPSAPARRVPLRGQLMLEVGVKGGALRHAALGERSLSEGARVFVDGAVVEILPASGAPATFRHPAPWSWEGQALISEVRTSSRAPRSGRAAPPAAG
- a CDS encoding ABC transporter permease subunit encodes the protein MSSSATTAQGAPGAPSAPTSPATGRTPRSARSAGTSPTGARHDRARNLLIALFLLPTMLGLIVFTFLPIVASFVLAFFSWDIITAPEFVGLANFADIATDRTIRVAFGNTLLFVLVAVVLQLSVALGLAVLVQTKMPARLRGFFRSVLFFPLVLSAASVSIIMSYLFNENFGLVNDLLGRIGIPAVPWLTSPTGAVIMVVLVYVWQNFGFSFLLFLGGLSSIPREVYEAASVDGATGWRQFWTITFPLVSPTTLVASVMAIIAALQIFDQPYVLTRGGPGDSTRTAVMVIYESAFKQLEFGRASAIGIVLTIIIMLVTALQFRLSRRFVFYG
- a CDS encoding carbohydrate ABC transporter permease; this translates as MKNVWRFVILGLATALTLGPVIWTVLTSLQPPSQSLGSGSIIPTSLTTVAYRDVFAQVDMWLLILNSVLVTAAIALGQMLTAALGGYVFARMEFPGKGTMFAVILATMMVPMQVTIVPVFMLVRGMGLADTLMALILPAIPTAFGTFLMRQYFLGLPVELGEAAAVDGASPWRTFFSIYAPLAVPGMAIVGILAFNFHWNEFFRPLIMTISEENFTLPLGLVSLQGNMGTGSVATVLAGVVISMIPAFVVFIFGQRTLREGLTAGSNR
- a CDS encoding DUF5701 family protein; its protein translation is MRPLPDLPTQHRRLLDLGLPLPDLPEGLTGDLLAVHPRLVPVADLVPLLRLGDRAGFVVEDLGDLDAFVPAPEVVVPETDLYAVHAPERGDDYANLSPDEVDPQVRAAGRDLMTVAEGVCWALQVPEVIERGHCFMTTGSRAPSRRARAAAGALDPRVPALWISNGTGRDGRERKDAPKLGWCWAGNRHTWLGIASVGGRAAVRG
- a CDS encoding LacI family DNA-binding transcriptional regulator, with amino-acid sequence MNPRPRAADVARQAGVSQTAVSFVMNGQAEGNVSAATRYKILQAAADLGYEPNEIARSLRSNRTRTLGLVTDAIASSPFAGRMMAGAGERAAAEGYAVMTIDTHDHREREAGALAELARRRVDGLIYASMGFRILDTAPTARIPVVLANCTARSATEVSVVPDDAGGAAAAATHLIDLGHRDVAMISGPFEKHGSKEVGNVSGPLRSDSFGAGIRRAGREARIVSAGWEIQDGYAAAIDILGGPDRPTAIFAVTDRVAVGVLLAAGRLGLRVPQDLSVVGFDDQERLAADVVPALTTIALPHERMGEVAVEMALTSAAGDLTPRQVVLPCPIVVRDSTSLPR
- a CDS encoding MalY/PatB family protein, with amino-acid sequence MASPFDLTLDELRTHRSAKWSRVPDDVLPAWTAEMDVRSAPAIGAALQTAIGRSDFGYAGEPGPVIDAFAGFAREQWGWEVADTPGRVRLFADVGQAVKETIRALAAPGDSVILNPPVYLSFYPWLRDIGVEALEVPMLDVEAGGRLDLEGMSRALADGARIVLLCSPHNPLGYVYSREELAALAELAAEHDAVVISDEIHAPLVHPGSPRGFVPFLSVSETAREVGIALHSPSKAWNTAGLKLALGVTAVESRWPALQAETDWAPSILGQYAAIAAYTEGRDWLSTTTAELQARTRALPALLAEHLPDVRYTPGHASYLAWLDCRALGLGDDPSATFLERGRVLLSPGPAFGAGGAGFARLNIGTSEELVGEAVRRMASALG
- a CDS encoding aldo/keto reductase family protein gives rise to the protein MEFRYLGNSGLKISEITYGNWLTHGSQVENDVAHQCVRAALDAGISTFDTADVYANTKAESVLGDALKGERRESLEIFTKVYWPTGPGGKNDTGLSRKHIMESINGSLTRLQTDYVDLYQAHRYDTETPLEETMQAFADIVRQGKALYIGVSEWTADQIRAGHALAQDLGIQLISSQPQYSMLWRVIEPEVVPACEELGISQIVWSPMAQGVLSGKYLPGQQPTEGRAADESMGKGMQGFMRDEVLSAVQELKPLAEEAGLTMPQLAIAWVLQNPNVAAALVGASKPSQVEDNVKAAGVKLDEDLMAAIEKAVGGVAEKDAAKTRETAPQTRVA